A single window of Inediibacterium massiliense DNA harbors:
- a CDS encoding alpha/beta hydrolase, with translation MYRKDYIYKRKGEIPIESTLYKTTLKQSIGTIIYFHGGGLIWGNRNDLPEKYIQIFLEHGYNFISFDYRLAPETKLTEIYEDVQDALKWFDRNAFNILQLDNKQFYLFGRSAGSYLSFLLAKDPFIPKPSGLIIFYGYSNLKDDFYNQPNKHYLHYPNVTQKLRDALIQNKPLTNGQLNNRFAIYVYARQNGTWARDMLENPIDPYFSLTKNDLALLPKTFLAHSKTDLDVPFSIAQYHAKNIPKVKLYEVDDLEHDFDQNINNPIGEEVYKEIIRFFTNK, from the coding sequence TTGTATAGAAAAGATTACATATATAAAAGAAAAGGTGAAATTCCTATAGAGTCTACTTTATACAAAACAACTTTAAAACAATCTATAGGAACAATTATTTATTTTCACGGGGGAGGATTAATATGGGGGAATAGAAATGATCTTCCCGAAAAATATATACAAATATTTCTAGAACACGGATATAATTTTATTTCTTTTGACTATCGTTTAGCACCAGAAACAAAGTTGACAGAAATATATGAAGATGTACAAGATGCACTTAAGTGGTTTGATCGTAATGCTTTCAATATATTACAATTAGACAATAAGCAATTCTATCTGTTTGGTCGTTCAGCAGGCTCTTATTTATCATTTCTCTTAGCAAAAGATCCTTTTATACCAAAGCCATCAGGTTTAATTATTTTTTATGGGTATAGTAACTTAAAAGATGATTTTTACAATCAACCAAATAAACATTATTTACATTATCCAAATGTTACTCAGAAACTTAGAGATGCCTTAATACAAAATAAACCTTTAACCAATGGACAATTAAATAATAGATTTGCTATTTATGTATATGCAAGACAAAATGGAACATGGGCAAGAGACATGTTAGAAAACCCTATTGATCCATATTTTTCTCTAACAAAAAATGATTTAGCTTTACTCCCCAAAACATTTTTAGCACACAGTAAAACAGATTTAGACGTACCTTTTTCTATTGCTCAATACCATGCCAAAAATATTCCAAAAGTCAAACTATATGAAGTAGATGATTTAGAACATGATTTTGATCAAAACATTAACAATCCTATTGGAGAGGAAGTCTATAAAGAAATAATCCGTTTTTTCACTAACAAATGA